From a single Granulicella aggregans genomic region:
- the hybA gene encoding hydrogenase 2 operon protein HybA: MSVALSRRQAFKVMVGLGGAVATGLLPKTAKAEEEHPAHPVAPTEAIAMLYDSTVCTGCKACMPACNEANGLPADTLLSGGIWDMPTGLNAQTKNIIELYQDPKSDEFAFVKKQCMHCLDPACVTGCPFGSLKKSDWGAVTWNSSLCIGCRYCEVACPFEVPQFQWADWNPKIVKCEFCYDQRLKKDLQPACTAACPTGAVIFGKRVDLLAKAKDRIVSTPGKYFEERVYGEHEAGGTQVLYLSSVSFQKIGLPKLGTTSIGHYATKVTSHIYKWLSGPIVMGSVLGFFIRRNWNRHELERLEHAKNSGFPDQL; encoded by the coding sequence ATGAGTGTCGCACTCAGCCGGCGACAGGCCTTCAAGGTGATGGTGGGTCTTGGCGGAGCCGTGGCAACGGGATTGCTGCCGAAGACAGCAAAGGCTGAGGAGGAGCACCCCGCGCATCCGGTCGCGCCAACAGAGGCGATCGCGATGCTCTATGACAGCACGGTGTGTACAGGATGTAAGGCGTGCATGCCAGCCTGTAACGAGGCCAACGGCCTGCCTGCGGACACGTTGCTTTCGGGTGGGATATGGGACATGCCGACGGGCCTGAACGCACAGACGAAGAACATCATCGAGCTCTATCAAGATCCGAAGTCTGATGAGTTCGCGTTTGTGAAGAAGCAGTGCATGCACTGTCTTGATCCTGCGTGCGTCACCGGTTGCCCTTTTGGTTCGCTCAAGAAGAGTGACTGGGGCGCTGTGACCTGGAATAGCTCACTTTGTATCGGGTGCCGATACTGCGAGGTCGCATGTCCGTTCGAGGTGCCGCAGTTTCAGTGGGCCGACTGGAACCCGAAGATCGTCAAGTGCGAGTTCTGCTACGACCAGCGCTTGAAGAAAGATCTTCAGCCAGCGTGCACCGCAGCTTGTCCCACCGGAGCGGTGATCTTCGGCAAGCGTGTCGACCTGCTTGCCAAGGCCAAGGATCGCATCGTATCCACGCCGGGCAAATACTTTGAAGAGCGCGTCTACGGCGAGCATGAGGCCGGAGGCACACAGGTGCTCTATCTGTCGAGCGTGTCCTTCCAGAAGATTGGCCTGCCAAAGCTCGGGACAACGTCAATTGGGCACTATGCAACGAAGGTGACTTCTCACATCTATAAGTGGCTTTCGGGGCCGATCGTGATGGGCAGCGTGCTTGGCTTCTTCATCCGGCGCAACTGGAACCGGCATGAACTAGAGCGGTTGGAACATGCAAAGAATTCGGGGTTCCCGGACCAGCTATGA
- the hypE gene encoding hydrogenase expression/formation protein HypE: MMNLSCPLPRPAKDRILLAHGGGGRLTNQLIEEVFLPAFSNTALNSRHDGALFSASGARLAMTTDTYVVQPLIFPGGTIGDLAVNGTVNDLAMCGARAIALSAGFVLEEGLAMEMLQAVANSMRDAALAANVPIVTGDTKVVDKGKGDGIFINTTGIGLVVAPTPIGPERVRARDAVIVSGDLGSHGIAILSVRDGLEFEGPVLSDSACLWPAVNALFEAGIDVHCLRDLTRGGLSSALNEIATVAGIRITIDEALVPISDVVRGACELLGLDPLYVANEGRFAVFVAEGDADRALEAMRGQAVSSGALRVGTVYDRASGIVTVRSRIGGNRVLDMLSGEQLPRIC; the protein is encoded by the coding sequence ATGATGAATCTCTCGTGTCCCTTGCCGCGGCCAGCTAAGGATCGGATACTGCTCGCACACGGCGGCGGGGGCAGGTTGACGAACCAGTTGATTGAGGAAGTCTTTCTTCCCGCGTTCTCAAATACTGCCTTGAACTCTCGACATGATGGAGCACTCTTCTCGGCGAGCGGTGCAAGGCTGGCGATGACGACCGACACCTATGTGGTCCAACCGCTCATCTTTCCCGGCGGGACTATCGGGGACCTTGCCGTGAATGGCACAGTGAACGATCTCGCAATGTGTGGCGCAAGGGCGATCGCTCTGAGTGCGGGGTTTGTGCTCGAAGAGGGGCTTGCGATGGAGATGCTGCAGGCCGTCGCGAACTCCATGCGCGATGCCGCACTTGCAGCGAACGTCCCCATCGTCACGGGCGATACGAAGGTCGTCGACAAGGGTAAAGGCGATGGGATCTTCATCAACACAACAGGCATCGGGCTTGTTGTCGCGCCCACGCCGATTGGGCCGGAGCGCGTTCGCGCTCGCGACGCTGTAATTGTAAGCGGAGATCTTGGATCACATGGCATCGCGATTCTCTCCGTGCGCGATGGCCTGGAGTTTGAAGGCCCGGTGTTGAGCGACTCGGCGTGTCTATGGCCGGCGGTGAATGCTTTGTTTGAAGCCGGGATCGATGTGCATTGCCTGCGCGACCTGACCCGGGGCGGGCTCTCATCTGCGCTCAATGAGATCGCGACCGTGGCGGGCATTCGCATCACGATTGACGAGGCGTTGGTGCCAATCTCGGATGTTGTTCGCGGAGCGTGCGAGTTGTTAGGGCTCGATCCTCTGTACGTCGCGAATGAGGGAAGATTCGCCGTGTTTGTTGCTGAAGGCGATGCAGATCGTGCGCTTGAGGCGATGCGTGGGCAAGCTGTCTCCAGCGGGGCACTGCGAGTTGGAACCGTATACGATCGAGCTTCAGGGATTGTTACGGTGCGAAGCAGGATCGGGGGCAATCGGGTACTTGATATGCTGTCGGGCGAGCAACTGCCGAGAATCTGCTAG
- the nrfD gene encoding NrfD/PsrC family molybdoenzyme membrane anchor subunit, protein MTNTQSTADKRGTTLINHWQCGVPVTRGPILTPFVLFLLGVAALGLGLAALRFFSPLGPFSSMNDAYAWGIWKTFNVMTLTALGSGPLALGIAAWVFNRQRLHVVMRTALVSGFLFYATGLVALGFDIGRPWNFYSAILPWRWNSESAMLEISICMPLYCFVFLSFEILPLFLERLYYTGNDKARAFLRHFSPLIRKAYPFLIIGAYVIPLMHQSSLGGLLLLAGTKINPIWQSPAMPLLYLIAAGLCGFAFTIFLLLIVCLRYGRALDADVLNELANLLSGVCVAFLAVRLVDLTMRGQLHTAFALNGMSLIFLFESALILTPAVALRFRRVRETPRSLLNMAALACVGGTAYRFIPTSIAYMPPHSTRYFPSVPELFIAAGWIAVGMVGFILAINYFAVLPGENRTWDHSFRPFGWPHKVASTPFTPAVTLERGA, encoded by the coding sequence ATGACGAACACTCAATCCACAGCCGACAAGCGCGGAACGACGCTCATCAACCACTGGCAATGCGGTGTGCCAGTGACGCGTGGCCCCATTCTTACGCCGTTTGTGCTCTTTCTTTTGGGAGTGGCTGCTCTGGGCCTTGGGTTGGCGGCGCTACGTTTCTTCTCGCCGCTCGGGCCATTCTCCAGCATGAACGACGCTTATGCTTGGGGCATTTGGAAGACCTTCAACGTGATGACTTTGACCGCGTTGGGATCAGGCCCGCTGGCGCTGGGAATCGCAGCGTGGGTCTTCAACCGGCAGAGGCTTCATGTGGTGATGCGCACGGCGCTGGTGTCCGGGTTTCTGTTCTATGCGACGGGCCTGGTAGCGCTTGGCTTCGACATCGGTCGCCCATGGAACTTCTATAGCGCCATCCTGCCTTGGCGATGGAACAGCGAGTCCGCGATGCTCGAGATCTCTATCTGCATGCCACTTTATTGCTTTGTCTTTCTGTCGTTCGAGATTCTTCCGTTGTTCCTGGAGCGGCTCTACTACACGGGCAATGACAAGGCACGAGCGTTCCTGCGTCACTTCTCGCCGCTAATCCGCAAGGCTTACCCATTCCTGATCATCGGGGCCTACGTTATTCCTTTGATGCATCAGTCCTCGTTGGGAGGTCTACTGCTGCTTGCGGGAACGAAGATTAATCCCATCTGGCAGTCGCCAGCGATGCCGCTGCTTTACCTCATCGCAGCCGGTCTGTGCGGCTTTGCGTTTACGATCTTTCTTCTGCTCATCGTGTGCCTTCGTTATGGAAGAGCGCTCGACGCGGATGTCCTGAACGAGCTTGCGAATCTTTTGTCGGGCGTGTGCGTGGCGTTCCTTGCGGTGCGGTTGGTCGATCTCACGATGAGAGGCCAGCTCCACACTGCGTTTGCACTCAACGGCATGAGCCTGATCTTCCTCTTCGAGAGCGCATTGATTCTCACACCCGCGGTAGCGCTTCGTTTTCGACGCGTGCGCGAGACGCCGCGTTCGTTGCTGAACATGGCCGCACTTGCTTGCGTGGGCGGCACTGCGTATCGGTTTATTCCCACTTCGATTGCGTACATGCCGCCGCATAGCACCCGTTACTTTCCGTCTGTGCCTGAGCTTTTCATCGCGGCGGGATGGATCGCGGTGGGGATGGTGGGATTCATCCTCGCCATCAACTACTTCGCTGTTCTGCCCGGCGAAAACAGAACGTGGGACCACAGCTTTCGCCCGTTTGGATGGCCCCACAAGGTCGCCAGCACACCGTTCACACCAGCAGTCACATTAGAAAGAGGTGCCTGA
- the hypA gene encoding hydrogenase maturation nickel metallochaperone HypA, translating to MHEISIAESILEIADEQARAQHARSIQLIKLRLGEFTTIVREALEFAFEIARQGTLAEHAVLEIERVPILVRCAVCDKATQPVAGICLICTVCGFPMEILSGEELQIEYIEVETEEEWSQWNRSQKEVPREQQSESLSRPTS from the coding sequence ATGCACGAGATTTCTATCGCCGAGAGCATCCTCGAAATCGCCGATGAGCAGGCGCGCGCGCAGCATGCCCGCTCGATTCAGCTCATCAAGTTGCGGCTTGGAGAGTTTACGACGATTGTTCGGGAGGCATTGGAGTTTGCCTTCGAGATTGCGCGGCAAGGGACACTTGCTGAACACGCGGTGCTTGAGATTGAGAGAGTGCCCATCCTTGTTCGCTGCGCGGTCTGCGATAAGGCCACACAGCCTGTCGCCGGGATATGCCTGATCTGCACGGTGTGCGGCTTTCCCATGGAGATCCTCTCCGGTGAAGAGCTGCAGATCGAGTACATCGAAGTTGAAACAGAAGAGGAGTGGAGCCAATGGAACCGATCACAGAAGGAAGTGCCGCGAGAACAACAGAGCGAATCTCTGTCCAGACCAACGTCCTGA
- a CDS encoding HypC/HybG/HupF family hydrogenase formation chaperone gives MCLAVPGKVVTIVVEPFFGLRTGKVDFGGIRKEVCLDYTPEARVGDYVMVHVGFALSVVEETEAGRVFDALRELDLLEELQEVRT, from the coding sequence ATGTGTCTAGCGGTGCCAGGAAAGGTCGTTACCATCGTCGTCGAGCCGTTCTTCGGTTTGCGGACCGGCAAGGTGGACTTCGGAGGTATACGTAAGGAGGTTTGCCTGGACTACACGCCGGAAGCGCGGGTGGGCGACTACGTGATGGTGCATGTTGGATTTGCACTGTCGGTCGTCGAGGAGACTGAGGCTGGCCGCGTGTTCGATGCGTTGCGAGAGCTTGACCTGCTCGAAGAGTTGCAGGAGGTTCGAACGTGA
- the hypB gene encoding hydrogenase nickel incorporation protein HypB, with protein sequence MEPITEGSAARTTERISVQTNVLNANQQTAAENRQMFEDRNLLVINLMSAPGAGKTTLLEATIRSLEGRCRLAVIEGDLQTDLDAQRIQALGVRSHQITTGTVCHLDARMVARALAVFPVDELDLLVIENVGNLICPASFDLGESLRVVVCSVAEGAEKPRKYPVMFHKANVVLINKIDLAMASDVDLEELEANIRSINPNATVFKLSSRTGVGLSDWTDWLQHAVATRRANVMVGA encoded by the coding sequence ATGGAACCGATCACAGAAGGAAGTGCCGCGAGAACAACAGAGCGAATCTCTGTCCAGACCAACGTCCTGAATGCAAATCAACAGACTGCAGCCGAGAACCGCCAGATGTTCGAGGACCGGAATCTGCTGGTGATCAACTTGATGTCCGCGCCAGGAGCGGGCAAGACAACGCTGCTCGAAGCTACGATCAGATCGCTCGAGGGACGCTGCCGGCTTGCGGTGATCGAAGGCGACCTCCAGACCGATCTGGATGCGCAACGCATTCAGGCGCTGGGCGTGCGCTCGCACCAGATCACGACTGGCACCGTTTGCCATCTTGACGCACGCATGGTCGCGCGGGCACTTGCAGTCTTCCCCGTTGATGAGCTTGACTTGCTTGTCATTGAGAATGTTGGCAACCTGATCTGCCCTGCTTCTTTCGACCTTGGAGAGAGCCTCCGTGTGGTTGTTTGCAGCGTGGCTGAAGGGGCTGAGAAGCCCAGGAAGTATCCTGTGATGTTCCACAAGGCGAACGTTGTGCTGATCAATAAAATTGATCTGGCAATGGCGTCCGATGTCGACCTGGAGGAACTTGAAGCCAATATCCGGAGCATCAATCCCAATGCGACAGTCTTCAAGCTCTCCTCAAGGACTGGCGTTGGCCTTAGCGATTGGACCGATTGGCTGCAGCATGCCGTAGCGACGAGGCGGGCGAATGTGATGGTGGGGGCGTAG
- the hypF gene encoding carbamoyltransferase HypF gives MPVAVATRTERLRVTLHGAVQGVGFRPTVYRLATRLRLGGWVRNTLAGLEIEVEGASEAIEQFLTELKRERPRAAVVGVEEILRVAPSGASCFEILRSDESVDNARAKSAAILPDLATCEECLAEIFDPANRRHLYPFTNCTLCGPRYSILIGIPYDRPNTTMRNFELCRSCRREYESHGDRRFHAQPNACAECGPRLRVSPGSEADPIAHVAHALAEGKIVAVKGISGFHLMVDARNSAAVKRLRERKHRDHKPFAMLMPSIEYVRRYCELNTAEEELLRSQAAPIILLQPRVEHDLAPEVAQGSSVLGIMLPSSPIQHLLMRAYPFPVVATSGNRSGEPIAIHNEEALTALVDIADIFLVHDRPIERPCDDSVVRVLPSDRGNSFQILRRARGHAPLPLSVTEELRPVLAVGGHLKNTVAIAIGRQAFLSQHIGDLDSLETRDAFQRAVDDLCRLYRFEPEAIVCDLHPDYASTMWAEVRAKQLGIPLVRVQHHHAHVAACAAENRVTGDYLGVTWDGSGLGEDGSIWGGEFFHGHQDGFDRVAHLRPFALPGGETAMRDCSRPAAGLLWEMYGTGDAHFSDKNGAGALATLESGVNSPRSSSVGRLFDAIAYLSGAGEANLFEGQAAMCLEGAIGRTRTDASYEIHHREGVGDWTSLVEELLTDKRHDIELALISAKFHNALANWILAVARQSGHRKVVMSGGVFQNAYLSSRTSLLLEASGFEVFTHHLVPANDGGLALGQAVLGSRILKGVAPCV, from the coding sequence GTGCCGGTCGCCGTAGCAACGCGCACTGAACGTCTTCGTGTGACGCTGCATGGGGCGGTGCAAGGCGTGGGATTTCGCCCGACGGTCTACCGTCTGGCCACGAGACTGCGTCTTGGTGGCTGGGTTAGAAATACGTTGGCGGGCCTGGAGATTGAAGTCGAAGGCGCGTCGGAGGCGATCGAGCAATTTCTGACTGAACTCAAGAGGGAGCGCCCAAGGGCAGCGGTTGTGGGAGTTGAAGAGATACTCCGCGTGGCACCTTCCGGGGCGAGCTGCTTCGAGATTCTTCGGAGCGATGAGTCCGTGGACAACGCACGCGCAAAGAGCGCGGCCATATTGCCAGACCTTGCTACTTGCGAAGAGTGTCTGGCCGAGATCTTCGATCCCGCGAATCGCCGTCATCTCTACCCCTTCACGAACTGCACACTCTGCGGCCCCCGCTACTCGATTCTCATTGGCATCCCCTACGACCGACCGAATACGACGATGCGGAACTTCGAGCTTTGTAGGTCGTGCCGGCGCGAGTACGAATCGCATGGAGACCGACGGTTTCATGCGCAGCCGAACGCTTGCGCCGAATGCGGGCCACGGCTCCGCGTGTCTCCGGGAAGTGAGGCCGATCCTATCGCGCATGTTGCTCATGCGTTAGCGGAGGGCAAGATCGTGGCGGTGAAAGGAATCAGCGGCTTTCATCTGATGGTGGATGCGCGAAACTCTGCCGCAGTGAAGCGACTTCGCGAACGCAAGCATCGCGACCATAAGCCCTTCGCCATGCTGATGCCTTCCATCGAATATGTGCGGCGTTACTGTGAGCTCAATACCGCCGAGGAAGAGCTGCTGAGGTCGCAGGCGGCTCCGATCATCTTGCTACAGCCAAGAGTTGAGCATGATCTTGCGCCCGAGGTTGCGCAAGGTTCCTCCGTTCTTGGCATCATGCTTCCAAGCTCGCCGATACAACATCTGCTTATGCGGGCGTACCCGTTCCCGGTTGTAGCGACCAGCGGCAACCGCTCCGGGGAGCCCATCGCTATCCACAATGAAGAAGCTCTCACTGCGCTGGTCGATATCGCCGATATCTTCCTTGTCCACGACCGGCCGATCGAAAGGCCCTGCGACGATTCCGTTGTTCGTGTGCTCCCGAGCGACCGGGGCAATAGCTTTCAGATTCTTCGCCGTGCGCGTGGCCACGCACCTCTGCCGCTCTCTGTTACAGAGGAACTTAGGCCTGTGCTTGCCGTGGGTGGACATCTCAAGAACACGGTCGCCATCGCGATTGGACGGCAGGCATTTCTTAGTCAACATATCGGCGATCTCGATTCGCTGGAGACGCGAGACGCGTTTCAACGTGCTGTCGATGACCTTTGCAGGCTTTATCGCTTCGAACCAGAGGCTATCGTGTGCGATCTGCATCCCGATTATGCCTCGACCATGTGGGCAGAGGTACGCGCCAAACAACTTGGGATTCCACTTGTACGCGTGCAGCATCATCACGCTCATGTGGCTGCTTGTGCCGCGGAGAATCGAGTGACCGGGGATTATCTTGGCGTGACGTGGGACGGCTCCGGGCTTGGAGAGGATGGCTCGATCTGGGGCGGCGAATTCTTTCATGGCCATCAAGATGGCTTCGATCGTGTCGCTCATCTCCGACCTTTCGCGCTGCCAGGCGGAGAGACCGCGATGCGCGACTGTTCCCGCCCGGCGGCTGGCCTGCTGTGGGAGATGTATGGGACGGGAGACGCGCATTTTTCAGACAAGAATGGTGCGGGGGCGCTAGCGACGCTGGAGAGCGGAGTAAATTCGCCACGGTCCTCCAGCGTGGGACGACTCTTCGATGCGATCGCGTATCTCTCGGGCGCGGGTGAAGCGAACCTATTTGAAGGGCAGGCTGCGATGTGCCTCGAAGGGGCGATAGGCCGAACGCGGACTGATGCAAGCTACGAGATCCATCACAGAGAAGGAGTGGGGGACTGGACCTCGCTTGTCGAAGAACTGCTGACGGACAAGCGCCACGATATTGAGCTAGCACTCATCTCAGCCAAGTTTCATAACGCTCTCGCGAATTGGATACTCGCTGTTGCCCGCCAGTCTGGCCATCGCAAAGTGGTGATGAGCGGAGGCGTGTTTCAGAACGCATATCTGAGCAGCCGCACATCCCTGTTGCTCGAGGCCAGCGGTTTCGAGGTGTTCACGCATCATTTGGTACCCGCGAACGACGGCGGGCTTGCGCTGGGACAGGCAGTCCTTGGAAGTCGAATCCTCAAAGGAGTTGCCCCATGTGTCTAG
- the hypD gene encoding hydrogenase formation protein HypD codes for MKFLDEYRDYAAVQRMAEEIRRVTTRPWTLMEVCGGQTYTIVKTGLQELLSEQITLVHGPGCPVCVTPIAMIDRAVATAMLPKVILCSFGDMLRVPGSAQSLLDVKALGANVRIVYSPLDALQLARSNPDREVVFFAVGFETTAPANAMAVWQAAREGLSNFSMLVSHVLVPPAMEAVLASPSSRVQAFLAAGHACMVTGYEEYLAISARYRVPIVVTGFEPLDLLQGVLMIVQQLEEGRFEVENQYTRAVRREGNSAAQKRVNEVFEVTDRAWRGIGEIPSSGLRFRKEFASFDAELRFGIVLDDAEESSECIAGLVLQGLQRPYDCPAFGRRCTPDSPLGAPMVSSEGACAAYFHFGRRKEDDESLVSLAAAS; via the coding sequence GTGAAGTTCCTCGATGAGTACCGGGACTACGCCGCCGTGCAGCGAATGGCAGAAGAGATTCGACGCGTGACCACACGCCCATGGACGTTGATGGAAGTGTGCGGTGGACAGACTTATACGATCGTGAAGACAGGGCTACAGGAACTCCTTTCTGAACAGATCACGCTCGTTCACGGTCCTGGATGTCCGGTCTGCGTGACACCCATCGCGATGATTGATCGGGCGGTCGCAACCGCGATGTTGCCGAAGGTAATCCTGTGCTCGTTTGGCGATATGCTGCGAGTTCCTGGATCGGCACAGAGCCTGCTCGATGTGAAGGCGCTGGGTGCCAACGTGCGCATCGTTTATTCCCCGCTCGACGCGCTGCAACTGGCGCGATCGAATCCTGACCGCGAGGTGGTCTTCTTTGCCGTGGGGTTCGAGACAACGGCACCGGCAAATGCGATGGCTGTGTGGCAGGCGGCGCGTGAAGGGCTATCGAACTTCTCGATGCTGGTTTCGCACGTCCTCGTTCCACCAGCGATGGAGGCAGTGCTTGCTTCGCCTAGCAGCCGTGTTCAGGCGTTTCTTGCGGCGGGCCATGCTTGCATGGTGACCGGCTATGAAGAGTACCTGGCCATCAGTGCGCGATATCGCGTGCCTATCGTGGTTACAGGCTTCGAGCCGCTGGATCTATTGCAAGGTGTACTGATGATTGTCCAACAGCTCGAAGAAGGAAGATTTGAAGTGGAGAACCAGTACACCCGCGCTGTTCGCCGCGAAGGCAACAGCGCGGCGCAGAAGCGTGTGAACGAAGTTTTCGAGGTAACAGATCGTGCCTGGCGCGGGATTGGAGAGATTCCGTCAAGTGGTCTCCGGTTTCGCAAAGAGTTTGCGAGCTTCGACGCCGAGCTCCGATTTGGCATCGTGCTTGATGATGCGGAAGAGTCGAGTGAGTGTATCGCTGGACTGGTGTTGCAAGGGTTGCAGAGACCGTACGACTGTCCCGCTTTTGGGAGACGCTGCACGCCCGACTCGCCGCTGGGAGCACCGATGGTTTCCTCTGAAGGCGCATGTGCCGCGTACTTCCACTTTGGAAGAAGGAAGGAAGATGATGAATCTCTCGTGTCCCTTGCCGCGGCCAGCTAA
- a CDS encoding nickel-dependent hydrogenase large subunit, whose amino-acid sequence MVRISIDPVTRIEGHLRIDVEVDGGVVNKAWASCTMWRGLEAILRGRDAREGWVFAQRFCGVCTTVHAMASVRAVEDALALDIPPNAQYIRNLILICHALHDHIVHFYHLSALDWVDIMSIPKADATKAASIAEGSSSWSGNSRKELEAVQNKVKGLVASGQLGIFSHGYWGHPAMRLSPELNLIMFSHYLQALEFQRKSCQVVAILGGKTPHIQNLAVGGVMNAINLNSLATMNMDRLGMLQAILEDLIPFVQQVFLVDNCLLAASYPEWFKYGRGVANYLAVPDLPLDAKATKFDLPGGVIMNGDLASVRPIKDWKDDAFRKAVTEDSTHAWYQGGGPLQPYKGETIPDYTDFKEDAKYTWVKAPRYDGNPMQVGPLANILVGYAQGHPLTRKWTDSAFTQIASVHGLKVTPNDMQSTMGRYLARSIRSSMLADLALDHLELLKTNILNGDDTTYNVPTFPKGEVMGMGMHEAPRGALSHWVVIENGAFTNYQAVVPTTWNASPRDEKGVPGPYETSLIGNPVVDAEKPLEVLRTVHSFDPCMACSCHTLDVSGEEIAQVKVQ is encoded by the coding sequence ATGGTCCGTATCTCGATTGATCCCGTAACTCGCATCGAAGGCCACCTGCGCATCGATGTGGAAGTGGACGGCGGCGTTGTCAACAAGGCGTGGGCAAGTTGCACGATGTGGCGCGGGCTTGAGGCGATCCTTCGCGGCCGCGATGCCCGTGAGGGCTGGGTCTTTGCCCAGCGATTCTGCGGTGTATGCACCACCGTCCATGCGATGGCTTCGGTACGCGCGGTTGAAGATGCGCTTGCCCTGGATATCCCTCCCAATGCGCAGTACATCCGCAACCTGATCCTGATCTGCCATGCGCTCCACGATCACATCGTCCACTTTTATCATCTGTCCGCGCTTGACTGGGTGGACATTATGTCGATCCCCAAGGCGGATGCGACAAAGGCGGCCTCTATTGCAGAGGGATCGAGCAGTTGGTCAGGCAACTCTCGCAAGGAGCTGGAAGCTGTGCAGAACAAAGTGAAGGGACTCGTTGCAAGCGGCCAATTGGGAATCTTTTCGCATGGCTACTGGGGACATCCGGCGATGCGCCTGAGTCCAGAGCTAAACCTGATTATGTTTTCTCACTATCTTCAGGCGCTGGAGTTTCAGAGGAAGTCGTGTCAGGTGGTCGCGATCCTTGGTGGCAAGACGCCGCACATTCAGAACCTCGCCGTGGGCGGAGTGATGAACGCGATCAATCTGAATAGCCTAGCAACAATGAACATGGACCGACTGGGGATGCTTCAGGCTATCCTCGAAGACTTGATTCCTTTTGTGCAGCAGGTCTTCCTTGTGGACAACTGCCTGCTGGCCGCTTCGTATCCTGAGTGGTTTAAGTATGGCCGGGGAGTGGCGAACTATCTTGCCGTGCCAGATCTTCCACTGGATGCGAAGGCCACCAAGTTCGACCTGCCGGGCGGCGTGATCATGAATGGCGATCTGGCGTCCGTGCGGCCCATCAAGGATTGGAAGGATGATGCCTTTCGCAAGGCTGTGACCGAAGACTCTACTCATGCGTGGTACCAGGGCGGCGGCCCACTGCAGCCTTATAAGGGCGAGACCATTCCCGACTACACCGACTTCAAGGAAGACGCGAAGTACACGTGGGTGAAGGCGCCCCGTTACGATGGCAACCCGATGCAGGTTGGGCCGTTAGCGAACATACTGGTTGGTTATGCGCAGGGGCACCCGCTGACACGGAAATGGACGGACAGCGCATTCACGCAGATTGCATCGGTGCATGGGCTGAAGGTCACGCCTAACGATATGCAATCGACGATGGGGAGATATCTTGCGCGGTCTATTCGCTCGTCGATGCTGGCGGATCTTGCGCTCGACCATCTGGAGTTGCTGAAGACGAACATCCTGAATGGCGACGACACGACTTACAACGTACCCACCTTCCCCAAGGGCGAAGTGATGGGCATGGGTATGCACGAGGCTCCGCGTGGTGCACTCTCGCACTGGGTGGTAATTGAGAACGGAGCCTTCACCAACTATCAGGCGGTTGTGCCGACGACATGGAATGCGAGCCCGCGTGATGAGAAGGGCGTGCCGGGTCCCTATGAGACATCGCTGATCGGCAATCCCGTTGTGGATGCGGAGAAGCCCCTCGAAGTGCTTCGTACGGTGCACTCGTTCGATCCTTGCATGGCCTGTTCCTGCCACACGCTCGATGTAAGCGGAGAAGAGATCGCGCAGGTGAAGGTCCAATGA
- a CDS encoding hydrogenase maturation protease: MTANLSVSIIGLGNVFLGDDGFGPLVVETFRCAYECGEDVEVMDLGTPGLDLAPYLYGKDLVLIVDAVHSATPPGTISFFREEDFVSSRAKLRITGHDPGLWESLAHLRLAGHAPSELIVLGITPESCTFAEGVSQRLVQIGWEASATIADLLENLGVACRARSTKVTPNFWWLPLVDTKRPTAA, from the coding sequence ATGACCGCGAATCTCTCGGTCTCCATCATTGGCCTGGGGAATGTCTTCCTGGGCGACGACGGCTTCGGTCCGCTTGTGGTCGAGACATTTCGGTGTGCCTATGAATGCGGTGAAGATGTCGAAGTGATGGACCTTGGCACTCCTGGTCTAGACCTTGCGCCCTATCTCTACGGCAAGGATCTTGTGTTGATTGTCGATGCAGTTCACTCCGCGACGCCACCGGGCACGATCTCCTTCTTTCGTGAAGAGGATTTCGTATCAAGCCGAGCAAAGCTTCGCATTACCGGTCACGATCCTGGGCTATGGGAGTCACTCGCCCATCTGCGCCTGGCAGGACACGCTCCGTCTGAACTCATTGTCCTTGGAATTACTCCGGAATCCTGCACTTTCGCTGAAGGTGTCAGTCAGCGATTGGTGCAGATCGGATGGGAGGCCTCTGCGACGATCGCGGATCTGCTGGAAAATCTTGGTGTCGCTTGCCGTGCTCGGTCGACAAAAGTCACACCGAACTTTTGGTGGCTCCCCCTTGTGGATACTAAGCGCCCAACGGCAGCATGA